A window from Deltaproteobacteria bacterium encodes these proteins:
- a CDS encoding PAS domain-containing protein, producing the protein MTDKDGSKKSQQEVSAEDQSNSTATYALQSKRNSGINIAIIGGGTRCRSLLEMFAADRFKHLKAQVVAVADINPDAPGLLLAQQRGIFTTTDYHDFFSLDDLDLVIELTGNEALLEDVLKQKPPQVRVLDYAISRLLSDIVTFAAECQEQKRDLHYYQSMVQTMFVGIKEPMLWLKPNYEIADANEPMLAMVGMPREEVIGKTCHEVIHHSLEPCHQRNRSCPMLETLQTGLSAHAIHEHMDREHNPRLMETSAYPLRNHLGEVTMVVEFFRDITSDFQKRLEIKAEQIKKDIARLVHEDKMIALGKLVASSVHEINNPISGIHTLARLMLRTLEEGPPQGETLVEMQRYLELIANESDRCGQIVSNLLSFSRLKKMERCRVNINEIIRSVILLSRHRMELQNIVIEEKLADGLPDILGDQNQIQQCLMNLVFNGMEAMPEGGKLTITTSYDKKTGRVRIAVSDTGCGIPQENISAIFEPFYSTKSEDKGVGLGLSVVYGIVREHKGSVYVDSTVGKGSTFILRFPAAAAG; encoded by the coding sequence AGACAAAGATGGCAGCAAAAAATCGCAGCAAGAAGTTTCCGCAGAAGACCAGAGCAATTCGACAGCCACTTATGCCTTGCAGTCCAAGAGAAACTCAGGCATCAACATTGCCATCATTGGCGGTGGCACTCGTTGCAGATCGCTGCTGGAAATGTTCGCTGCCGATCGTTTCAAGCATCTAAAGGCGCAAGTCGTGGCCGTGGCTGACATCAATCCCGATGCACCTGGATTGCTTCTTGCGCAGCAAAGAGGCATTTTCACCACCACGGATTACCACGATTTTTTCTCTCTCGACGATCTGGACCTGGTCATAGAACTCACAGGCAACGAGGCCTTGTTGGAAGACGTTCTCAAGCAGAAGCCGCCGCAAGTGCGAGTGCTTGATTACGCCATTTCCAGGCTCCTGAGCGATATAGTAACTTTCGCTGCGGAGTGCCAGGAGCAGAAACGAGATCTGCACTATTACCAGAGCATGGTGCAGACCATGTTCGTTGGCATCAAGGAGCCAATGCTGTGGTTGAAGCCCAACTATGAGATTGCCGATGCCAATGAGCCCATGCTGGCCATGGTGGGGATGCCCAGGGAGGAGGTGATCGGCAAGACCTGCCACGAGGTGATACACCACTCCCTGGAACCATGTCACCAGAGGAACCGTTCCTGCCCCATGTTGGAGACGCTGCAGACTGGACTTTCGGCACATGCTATACACGAGCACATGGATCGAGAACACAATCCACGTCTGATGGAAACCTCCGCCTATCCTCTCAGGAATCATCTGGGCGAGGTGACCATGGTAGTGGAATTTTTTCGAGACATCACCTCAGATTTTCAGAAGCGCCTGGAGATAAAAGCCGAGCAAATCAAAAAGGACATTGCACGCCTGGTTCACGAAGACAAAATGATCGCCCTGGGAAAATTGGTGGCGAGCAGTGTGCACGAGATCAACAATCCGATCTCCGGCATCCACACCCTGGCCCGTTTAATGCTGCGAACACTGGAAGAGGGGCCACCGCAGGGGGAGACCCTGGTGGAAATGCAGCGGTATCTCGAACTGATAGCCAATGAGTCAGACCGCTGCGGCCAGATTGTCTCCAACCTGCTGTCCTTTTCACGCCTCAAGAAAATGGAACGGTGTCGGGTCAATATCAACGAGATCATCCGCTCCGTCATCCTTCTCAGCCGGCATCGTATGGAGTTGCAGAATATTGTCATCGAAGAGAAGCTGGCTGACGGCCTGCCGGATATTCTGGGTGATCAGAACCAGATACAGCAGTGCCTCATGAACCTGGTGTTCAATGGCATGGAGGCAATGCCTGAAGGCGGCAAGCTGACAATTACTACCTCCTACGACAAAAAAACTGGCAGGGTGCGAATAGCAGTAAGTGATACTGGCTGCGGCATTCCTCAAGAAAATATCTCGGCGATTTTCGAGCCGTTCTATTCTACCAAGAGTGAAGACAAGGGCGTTGGCCTGGGCCTGTCGGTAGTTTATGGTATTGTCCGTGAGCATAAAGGTAGCGTCTACGTGGACAGCACTGTTGGAAAAGGCTCTACCTTCATCCTCAGGTTTCCGGCAGCTGCTGCCGGCTGA